A genomic segment from Salvia splendens isolate huo1 chromosome 13, SspV2, whole genome shotgun sequence encodes:
- the LOC121761408 gene encoding ankyrin repeat-containing protein At5g02620-like: MVSEKVKMKLYNAASQGDVTTLVHLLEEHPYLVHGLSFPCSRNLLHIAAMHGQTSIVEQVLNLNPELARISDSQKSSPLHIASARGHVEIASKLLAVAPEMCWWRDKQGMNPVHVAAMNGHVEILELLLLDSCMPAMERLHRGQTVLHLCVKHAQLRVLKVLVEKLGELVCAKDDDGETLLHLAVRGNQLETIQYLVENQAVEKQTRNSMGKTALQILKEGPPTTAATYLQMKNLLINLTNDSLMEVLPKMSDVTMVVVILIATMAFQVAVSPPGGVWQDDKSSHRAGEAVLATTNPKVYRHMVRANTTAFVSSLITIFLVTTGLPATHFFFMAVALYAMWVALMAIAISYVMSVDVTTPNQRMHSVGNVIMMVVAGALNMFGWVLVYVAVRHLYRSWKNKKRRQQDLGGDAFIRRVFYRIFHLLETRGFSRADR, encoded by the exons ATGGTGAgtgaaaaagtaaaaatgaaaCTGTACAACGCTGCATCACAAGGAGATGTAACAACACTTGTGCATCTACTTGAAGAACATCCTTATCTTGTTCATGGACTCtcatttccatgttcaagaaaTCTTCTACACATCGCAGCAATGCATGGACAGACATCCATTGTTGAACAAGTGCTCAACCTTAATCCGGAGCTAGCGCGTATTTCTGACTCCCAAAAATCATCGCCTCTCCACATTGCATCAGCACGAGGCCACGTCGAGATTGCCTCGAAATTGCTGGCAGTAGCCCCGGAGATGTGCTGGTGGCGCGACAAACAAGGCATGAATCCAGTTCATGTCGCAGCCATGAATGGGCATGTCGAGATTCTAGAACTTCTCCTCCTAGATAGTTGTATGCCCGCAATGGAGAGACTCCACCGCGGCCAGACTGTGCTGCATTTGTGTGTGAAACATGCTCAGCTTAGAGTGTTGAAGGTTTTGGTGGAAAAGTTGGGAGAGCTTGTGTGTGCAAAGGATGATGATGGGGAGACATTATTGCATTTGGCTGTTAGGGGCAATCAACTTGAG ACTATACAATACTTGGTGGAAAACCAAGCCGTAGAGAAGCAAACACGAAATTCCATGGGCAAAACTGCCCTCCAAATCCTGAAGGAGGGTCCTCCGACCACCGCGGCCACCTACTTACAGATGAAAAACCTATTAATAAATCTCACAAACGACTCATTAATGGAAGTCCTCCCCAAGATGTCTGACGTCACAATGGTGGTGGTGATTCTGATTGCCACGATGGCCTTTCAGGTGGCTGTCAGCCCCCCAGGCGGCGTATGGCAAGATGACAAATCATCACACAGAGCCGGCGAAGCAGTGCTGGCAACCACTAATCCCAAG GTATACAGACACATGGTACGCGCCAACACCACAGCCTTCGTGTCATCCCTCATCACAATCTTCCTCGTCACCACAGGGCTCCCGGCTACGCACTTCTTCTTCATGGCAGTGGCCCTTTACGCGATGTGGGTTGCGCTAATGGCCATCGCAATCAGCTATGTGATGTCGGTGGATGTGACAACTCCGAATCAGAGGATGCATTCGGTAGGAAACGTGATTATGATGGTGGTGGCGGGGGCGCTGAACATGTTCGGATGGGTATTGGTGTATGTTGCTGTAAGGCATTTGTATCGGTCATGGAAGAATAAGAAGCGACGGCAACAAGATCTTGGTGGTGATGCTTTCATACGACGCGTTTTCTATCGGATTTTTCACCTGTTGGAGACGAGGGGTTTTTCGAGAGCCGACCGTTGA
- the LOC121762987 gene encoding ankyrin repeat-containing protein BDA1-like isoform X2 — MFKKPSTYSSDAWTNSLVEEVLERNPRLAPSSDSQNSSPLHIAVDEGDLEITKRLMSVAPKMCWWRDDQGMNPIHVAAVKGHVLILEELLRPDLFPARETVHGRQTVLHLCVKQFQFETLKVLVEKLGDLVCEKDGNGETLLHLAVRSNQLKIVEHLVESRKIKSLATYSSGKTALDILRESFHDTNTFT; from the exons ATGTTCAAGAAACCTTCTACATATAGCAGCGATGCATGGACAAACAGCCTTGTCGAAGAAGTTTTGGAGCGTAATCCGAGGCTAGCGCCGAGTTCAGACTCCCAAAATTCGTCGCCTCTTCACATTGCCGTAGATGAAGGGGACCTTGAAATCACAAAAAGGTTGATGTCAGTAGCACCGAAGATGTGCTGGTGGCGGGACGATCAAGGGATGAATCCGATTCATGTTGCGGCCGTAAAAGGGCATGTTTTGATATTGGAGGAGCTTCTTCGACCGGATCTATTTCCTGCCCGGGAGACAGTGCATGGCAGGCAGACCGTGTTGCACTTGTGCGTGAAACAGTTTCAATTCGAGACGTTGAAGGTTTTGGTGGAAAAGTTGGGGGACTTAGTTTGTGAAAAGGATGGTAATGGTGAGACACTCTTGCATTTGGCTGTTAGATCCAATCAGCTTAAG ATTGTAGAACACTTGGTGGAAAGTAGAAAAATAAAGAGTCTAGCAACGTATTCGAGTGGCAAAACAGCATTGGATATCTTGCGTGAGAGCTTTCACGACACAAATACATTTACATAA
- the LOC121762987 gene encoding ankyrin repeat-containing protein NPR4-like isoform X1, with translation MFKKPSTYSSDAWTNSLVEEVLERNPRLAPSSDSQNSSPLHIAVDEGDLEITKRLMSVAPKMCWWRDDQGMNPIHVAAVKGHVLILEELLRPDLFPARETVHGRQTVLHLCVKQFQFETLKVLVEKLGDLVCEKDGNGETLLHLAVRSNQLKFPKLIEMAMVVVILIATMAFQAAVNPPGACGRMTRHHPTPRGRVAGRRAITSPRGRVAGSQAITCRGQSSDGNH, from the exons ATGTTCAAGAAACCTTCTACATATAGCAGCGATGCATGGACAAACAGCCTTGTCGAAGAAGTTTTGGAGCGTAATCCGAGGCTAGCGCCGAGTTCAGACTCCCAAAATTCGTCGCCTCTTCACATTGCCGTAGATGAAGGGGACCTTGAAATCACAAAAAGGTTGATGTCAGTAGCACCGAAGATGTGCTGGTGGCGGGACGATCAAGGGATGAATCCGATTCATGTTGCGGCCGTAAAAGGGCATGTTTTGATATTGGAGGAGCTTCTTCGACCGGATCTATTTCCTGCCCGGGAGACAGTGCATGGCAGGCAGACCGTGTTGCACTTGTGCGTGAAACAGTTTCAATTCGAGACGTTGAAGGTTTTGGTGGAAAAGTTGGGGGACTTAGTTTGTGAAAAGGATGGTAATGGTGAGACACTCTTGCATTTGGCTGTTAGATCCAATCAGCTTAAG TTCCCCAAGTTGATCGAAATGGCAATGGTGGTGGTGATTCTAATAGCCACGATGGCGTTCCAGGCGGCGGTCAACCCTCCAGGGGCGTGTGGCAGGATGACTCGCCATCACCCAACCCCCAGGGGGCGTGTGGCAGGAAGGCGCGCCATCACTTCCCCCAGGGGGCGTGTGGCAGGAAGTCAAGCCATCACATGTCGCGGGCAGAGCAGTGATGGCAACCACTAA
- the LOC121762983 gene encoding ankyrin repeat-containing protein At5g02620-like, with product MVSEAVEKRLYEAASKGDVTTLEQLVKEDPYLIHGVSFPCSRNLLHIAAMYGQIAIVEEVLKLNPLLARNSDSQKSSPLHIAVDQGDLEITKRLVLVAPEMCWWRDDQGMNPVHIAAVKGHFMVLAELLRLDLFPARERVHRGQTVLHLCVKHCQIETLKVLVEKLGDLVYAKDDDGETLLHLAVRSNQLEIVQYLVESNKIRKLATNSTGKTALDILHESFRDTSTYIEMRRMLHNVYPQSIVEHFPKLTDMTMVVVVLIATMAFQVTVSPPGGVWQDDAPSHNAGRAVMATTHPKVYQHFISATTTAFISAIVTILLISTGAPQVNFFFLAIATYSMWVAITSIGVSYGVSLIMTNPMETKSVGHIVVIVASVFVFVYVLLFLYFPIRKLVSSSLRRIQRLQQDLTDDPENLPKHAPVSTYVRIQSWLQVLTTTPLKTLLEKGE from the exons ATGGTGAGTGAAGCAGTAGAAAAGAGACTCTATGAAGCTGCATCAAAAGGGGATGTAACAACACTTGAACAATTAGTTAAAGAAGATCCATATCTCATTCATGGAGTCtcatttccatgttcaagaaaTCTTCTTCACATAGCAGCAATGTATGGACAAATAGCCATTGTTGAAGAAGTGTTGAAGCTTAATCCACTGCTAGCTCGGAATTCGGACTCCCAAAAATCGTCGCCTCTTCACATTGCAGTGGACCAAGGGGACCTTGAAATCACAAAAAGATTGGTGTTGGTGGCCCCAGAGATGTGCTGGTGGCGAGACGATCAAGGTATGAACCCGGTTCATATTGCAGCCGTGAAAGGGCATTTTATGGTATTGGCGGAGCTGCTTCGACTGGATCTATTTCCTGCTCGGGAGAGAGTGCATCGTGGGCAGACCGTGTTGCACTTGTGCGTGAAACATTGCCAAATTGAGACATTGAAGGTTTTGGTGGAAAAATTGGGAGACTTAGTTTATGCAAAGGATGATGATGGGGAGACACTCTTGCATTTGGCTGTTAGATCCAATCAACTtgag ATTGTACAATACTTGGTGGAAAGTAACAAAATAAGGAAACTAGCAACGAATTCCACTGGCAAAACAGCACTGGATATCTTGCATGAGAGCTTTCGCGACACAAGCACATATATAGAAATGCGAAGAATGTTGCATAACGTCTATCCCCAGTCGATCGTCGAGCACTTTCCTAAGCTGACCGATATGACGATGGTGGTGGTTGTCCTGATAGCCACGATGGCGTTCCAAGTGACGGTCAGCCCCCCAGGGGGCGTGTGGCAGGATGACGCGCCATCACACAACGCGGGCAGAGCAGTGATGGCCACCACTCATCCCAAAGTCTATCAACACTTCATTAGTGCTACCACCACGGCTTTCATTTCAGCGATCGTCACAATCCTCCTCATCAGCACCGGGGCGCCACAGGTGAACTTCTTTTTTCTGGCGATCGCGACCTATTCCATGTGGGTGGCAATTACGTCTATTGGAGTGAGTTATGGAGTTTCCTTAATTATGACCAATCCCATGGAAACAAAATCAGTTGGCCACATAGTTGTCATAGTAGCCTCTGTTTTCGTCTTCGTTTACGTATTACTGTTCCTCTACTTTCCAATACGTAAGCTGGTTTCGTCGTCGCTTAGAAGAATACAGAGGTTGCAACAAGATCTTACAGACGATCCCGAAAACCTTCCCAAACATGCGCCGGTTTCAACGTATGTAAGAATACAGAGTTGGCTACAAGTTCTTACAACTACTCCCTTGAAGACATTGTTGGAAAAGGGGGAGTAA
- the LOC121762987 gene encoding ankyrin repeat-containing protein NPR4-like isoform X4, translating into MFKKPSTYSSDAWTNSLVEEVLERNPRLAPSSDSQNSSPLHIAVDEGDLEITKRLMSVAPKMCWWRDDQGMNPIHVAAVKGHVLILEELLRPDLFPARETVHGRQTVLHLCVKQFQFETLKVLVEKLGDLVCEKDGNGETLLHLAVRSNQLKHEAQQWITLRSYGRCNYLLQHLIYSVECG; encoded by the exons ATGTTCAAGAAACCTTCTACATATAGCAGCGATGCATGGACAAACAGCCTTGTCGAAGAAGTTTTGGAGCGTAATCCGAGGCTAGCGCCGAGTTCAGACTCCCAAAATTCGTCGCCTCTTCACATTGCCGTAGATGAAGGGGACCTTGAAATCACAAAAAGGTTGATGTCAGTAGCACCGAAGATGTGCTGGTGGCGGGACGATCAAGGGATGAATCCGATTCATGTTGCGGCCGTAAAAGGGCATGTTTTGATATTGGAGGAGCTTCTTCGACCGGATCTATTTCCTGCCCGGGAGACAGTGCATGGCAGGCAGACCGTGTTGCACTTGTGCGTGAAACAGTTTCAATTCGAGACGTTGAAGGTTTTGGTGGAAAAGTTGGGGGACTTAGTTTGTGAAAAGGATGGTAATGGTGAGACACTCTTGCATTTGGCTGTTAGATCCAATCAGCTTAAG CACGAAGCACAACAGTGGATTACTCTGCGCTCCTATGGAAGATGCAATTATCTGCTACAACATTTGATATACTCCGTAGAGTGTGGGTGA
- the LOC121762987 gene encoding ankyrin repeat-containing protein BDA1-like isoform X5, translated as MFKKPSTYSSDAWTNSLVEEVLERNPRLAPSSDSQNSSPLHIAVDEGDLEITKRLMSVAPKMCWWRDDQGMNPIHVAAVKGHVLILEELLRPDLFPARETVHGRQTVLHLCVKQFQFETLKVLVEKLGDLVCEKDGNGETLLHLAVRSNQLKVCRKFARSRKKRGQLHDPRNLANK; from the exons ATGTTCAAGAAACCTTCTACATATAGCAGCGATGCATGGACAAACAGCCTTGTCGAAGAAGTTTTGGAGCGTAATCCGAGGCTAGCGCCGAGTTCAGACTCCCAAAATTCGTCGCCTCTTCACATTGCCGTAGATGAAGGGGACCTTGAAATCACAAAAAGGTTGATGTCAGTAGCACCGAAGATGTGCTGGTGGCGGGACGATCAAGGGATGAATCCGATTCATGTTGCGGCCGTAAAAGGGCATGTTTTGATATTGGAGGAGCTTCTTCGACCGGATCTATTTCCTGCCCGGGAGACAGTGCATGGCAGGCAGACCGTGTTGCACTTGTGCGTGAAACAGTTTCAATTCGAGACGTTGAAGGTTTTGGTGGAAAAGTTGGGGGACTTAGTTTGTGAAAAGGATGGTAATGGTGAGACACTCTTGCATTTGGCTGTTAGATCCAATCAGCTTAAG GTGTGTAGAAagttcgccaggtccaggaagaagAGAGGACAATTGCATGACCCAAGGAatctggcgaataagtga
- the LOC121762987 gene encoding ankyrin repeat-containing protein NPR4-like isoform X3, whose protein sequence is MFKKPSTYSSDAWTNSLVEEVLERNPRLAPSSDSQNSSPLHIAVDEGDLEITKRLMSVAPKMCWWRDDQGMNPIHVAAVKGHVLILEELLRPDLFPARETVHGRQTVLHLCVKQFQFETLKVLVEKLGDLVCEKDGNGETLLHLAVRSNQLKEHEAQQWITLRSYGRCNYLLQHLIYSVECG, encoded by the exons ATGTTCAAGAAACCTTCTACATATAGCAGCGATGCATGGACAAACAGCCTTGTCGAAGAAGTTTTGGAGCGTAATCCGAGGCTAGCGCCGAGTTCAGACTCCCAAAATTCGTCGCCTCTTCACATTGCCGTAGATGAAGGGGACCTTGAAATCACAAAAAGGTTGATGTCAGTAGCACCGAAGATGTGCTGGTGGCGGGACGATCAAGGGATGAATCCGATTCATGTTGCGGCCGTAAAAGGGCATGTTTTGATATTGGAGGAGCTTCTTCGACCGGATCTATTTCCTGCCCGGGAGACAGTGCATGGCAGGCAGACCGTGTTGCACTTGTGCGTGAAACAGTTTCAATTCGAGACGTTGAAGGTTTTGGTGGAAAAGTTGGGGGACTTAGTTTGTGAAAAGGATGGTAATGGTGAGACACTCTTGCATTTGGCTGTTAGATCCAATCAGCTTAAG GAGCACGAAGCACAACAGTGGATTACTCTGCGCTCCTATGGAAGATGCAATTATCTGCTACAACATTTGATATACTCCGTAGAGTGTGGGTGA